A region of Streptomyces cinnamoneus DNA encodes the following proteins:
- a CDS encoding FtsX-like permease family protein, with protein MNQPRTGTDTPAGPRGMAAWARDLAMGVRFTVTGGREAWFRTALTALGVGLGVALLMIAASVPQMMAQRQHREAARAPHVAEEGDEPVGRGPGTLILQRADTDFHDKPVAGVLLRPEGPKAPVPPGLREIPAPGEMVVSPALGRLLASADGAVLRERFPHRIVGTIGSSGLIGPSELSYYAGDDRITLDGPHGPGIHDTPARVDAFGTAEEKEPISPVLLVLAIMTCVVLLLPVAVFMATAVRFGGERRDRRLAALRLVGADARTTRRIAAGEALAGAVLGLGAGVTLFLLLREFAADVTIRDSSVFPSDMVPRPALVALIAVTVPAMAVVVTLFALRGVTIEPLGVMRDTGPRRRRLWWRLLFPVAGVALLFPLFGRASMDPWGDPLNTSQVAGGAVLLLVGITLLLPWVLQVLVDRLRGGAPAWQLAYRRLQLGSGPAARAVSGVTVAVAGAIAVQMLFAGVRGGYELPGDEASHSSMSGVFRAASAAETHDYAERFRATRGVVNAAVVVEEYATRDGRADRTTAISVGDCAELRRIARLDSCRDGDVFVADSPGGIRESDHFPPGSKLTMSEYLDPGSTREPRTYRWTVPDSARIVRTLPGPGEEFRGGVLATPSAIDTAAMPTASTRVRVQARPDDPDALERIRNTAAAIDPALRVWRDGGVVKDANYAMIERGLLIGTVGTLGLIGAGILVSTLEQLRERRRTLSALAAFGTPRSTLGWSVLWQTAIPVVLGMVLATGGGISLGWVMLQVVDGTVRDWFAFLPVTGAGAGVIALVTLASLPPLWRMTRPDGLRTE; from the coding sequence GTGAACCAGCCCCGCACCGGGACCGACACCCCCGCCGGCCCCCGGGGCATGGCCGCGTGGGCCCGCGACCTCGCCATGGGCGTCCGCTTCACCGTCACCGGCGGCCGCGAGGCGTGGTTCCGCACCGCGCTGACCGCCCTCGGCGTCGGACTCGGCGTCGCCCTGCTGATGATCGCGGCGTCGGTGCCGCAGATGATGGCCCAGCGCCAGCACCGGGAGGCCGCCCGCGCCCCGCACGTCGCCGAGGAGGGCGACGAGCCGGTCGGCCGCGGCCCCGGCACCCTGATCCTCCAGCGGGCCGACACCGACTTCCACGACAAGCCCGTCGCCGGCGTCCTCCTGCGGCCGGAGGGGCCGAAGGCCCCCGTGCCGCCCGGTCTGCGGGAGATCCCCGCCCCCGGAGAGATGGTGGTCTCCCCCGCGCTCGGCAGGCTCCTGGCGTCCGCCGACGGCGCGGTGCTGCGCGAGCGCTTTCCCCACCGCATCGTCGGCACCATCGGCTCGTCCGGCCTCATCGGCCCCAGCGAGCTCTCCTACTACGCCGGCGACGACCGCATCACCCTCGACGGCCCCCACGGCCCCGGCATCCACGACACCCCGGCCCGCGTCGACGCGTTCGGGACCGCGGAGGAGAAGGAACCGATCAGTCCGGTGCTCCTGGTGCTGGCCATCATGACCTGCGTCGTCCTGCTCCTGCCGGTCGCCGTCTTCATGGCCACCGCCGTCCGCTTCGGCGGCGAGCGCCGCGACCGGCGGCTCGCCGCGCTGCGGCTGGTCGGCGCCGACGCCCGCACGACCCGGCGGATCGCGGCGGGCGAGGCACTGGCCGGAGCCGTCCTCGGACTGGGCGCCGGAGTCACGCTCTTCCTCCTGCTGCGGGAGTTCGCCGCGGACGTCACCATCCGGGACTCCAGCGTCTTCCCCTCCGACATGGTCCCCCGTCCCGCCCTCGTCGCGCTGATCGCCGTCACCGTGCCGGCCATGGCCGTCGTGGTGACGCTGTTCGCGCTGCGCGGCGTGACCATCGAGCCGCTGGGCGTCATGCGCGACACCGGGCCCCGGCGCCGCCGCCTGTGGTGGCGGCTGCTGTTCCCCGTCGCGGGCGTGGCGCTGCTGTTCCCGCTCTTCGGCCGGGCGTCCATGGACCCGTGGGGCGATCCGCTCAACACCTCCCAGGTCGCCGGCGGCGCGGTCCTGCTGCTGGTCGGCATCACGCTGCTGCTGCCCTGGGTGCTCCAGGTCCTGGTGGACCGCCTGCGGGGCGGCGCGCCCGCCTGGCAGCTGGCCTACCGCCGCCTCCAGCTCGGCAGCGGCCCCGCCGCCCGCGCGGTCAGCGGCGTCACCGTGGCGGTGGCCGGGGCGATCGCCGTGCAGATGCTCTTCGCGGGCGTACGGGGCGGCTACGAGCTGCCGGGTGACGAGGCGAGCCACTCGTCCATGTCGGGCGTCTTCCGGGCGGCTTCGGCCGCCGAGACCCACGACTACGCCGAGCGCTTCCGCGCCACGCGCGGCGTCGTGAACGCCGCGGTCGTCGTCGAGGAGTACGCGACCAGGGACGGCCGAGCGGACAGGACCACCGCGATCTCCGTCGGCGACTGCGCGGAACTGCGCCGGATCGCGCGGCTCGACTCCTGCCGGGACGGCGACGTCTTCGTCGCCGACTCCCCGGGCGGCATTCGCGAAAGCGATCACTTCCCGCCCGGCTCGAAGCTGACGATGAGCGAGTACCTCGACCCCGGGAGCACCCGGGAACCCCGCACGTACCGGTGGACCGTCCCGGACTCCGCGCGGATCGTGCGGACGCTGCCCGGCCCGGGCGAGGAGTTTCGCGGCGGCGTCCTGGCCACCCCGTCCGCCATCGACACGGCGGCCATGCCCACGGCCAGCACCCGGGTGCGGGTCCAGGCCCGGCCGGACGACCCCGACGCGCTCGAACGGATCCGCAACACCGCGGCCGCCATCGACCCCGCCCTGCGGGTGTGGCGCGACGGCGGCGTGGTGAAGGACGCCAACTACGCCATGATCGAACGGGGGTTGCTCATCGGCACGGTGGGCACCCTCGGCCTCATCGGCGCGGGCATCCTGGTCTCCACGCTGGAGCAACTGCGCGAGCGCAGGCGGACGTTGTCCGCCCTCGCCGCCTTCGGCACGCCCCGCTCCACCCTGGGCTGGTCGGTGCTGTGGCAGACGGCGATCCCCGTGGTCCTGGGGATGGTCCTCGCCACGGGAGGCGGGATCAGCCTCGGCTGGGTGATGCTCCAGGTGGTCGACGGCACGGTGCGGGACTGGTTCGCCTTCCTGCCCGTGACCGGTGCGGGCGCCGGGGTGATCGCCCTGGTCACCCTCGCCAGCCTGCCGCCGCTGTGGCGGATGACCCGGCCGGACGGGCTGCGCACCGAGTAG
- a CDS encoding ABC transporter ATP-binding protein produces MIPAGSLLTATGLRKSYGPNTALDGANFSLHAGEVVAVMGPSGSGKSTLLHCLAGIVPPDEGTVTYEGRDLATLSDAERSALRRTRFGFVFQFGQLVPELTCLENTALPLRLTGVRRKEAEARALVCLERLEVADVRHHRPGQISGGQGQRVAVARALVTEPRVIFADEPTGALDSLNGERVMQLLTETARAGNTAVVLVTHEARVAAYSDREVIVRDGLVRDMAGTGAL; encoded by the coding sequence GTGATCCCCGCCGGCTCCCTGCTGACCGCCACCGGCCTGCGCAAGTCCTACGGCCCCAACACCGCCCTGGACGGCGCCAACTTCTCCCTCCACGCCGGCGAGGTCGTCGCCGTCATGGGCCCCTCGGGCTCGGGCAAGTCGACGCTCCTGCACTGCCTGGCCGGCATCGTGCCGCCCGACGAGGGCACCGTGACCTACGAGGGCCGGGACCTGGCCACGCTCTCGGACGCCGAGCGCAGCGCGCTGCGCCGCACCCGCTTCGGGTTCGTCTTCCAGTTCGGGCAGCTCGTCCCGGAGCTGACCTGTCTGGAGAACACGGCCCTGCCGCTGCGCCTGACCGGCGTGCGGCGCAAGGAGGCGGAGGCGCGGGCCCTGGTCTGCCTGGAGCGGCTGGAGGTGGCCGACGTGCGCCACCACCGGCCGGGCCAGATATCCGGCGGTCAGGGCCAGCGCGTGGCCGTGGCGCGGGCGCTGGTGACCGAACCCCGGGTGATCTTCGCGGACGAGCCGACCGGCGCCCTGGACTCCCTCAACGGCGAGCGCGTCATGCAGCTGCTGACGGAGACGGCGCGCGCCGGCAACACCGCCGTCGTGCTGGTCACCCACGAGGCGCGGGTGGCGGCGTACTCCGACCGCGAGGTCATCGTCCGCGACGGCCTGGTGCGCGACATGGCCGGAACGGGCGCCCTGTGA
- a CDS encoding PadR family transcriptional regulator translates to MSIGHTLLGLLESGPRHGYDLKRAFDERFGQDRPLHYGQVYATMSRLLKNGLVEVEGIEQGGGPDRKRYAITDAGVTDVARWLGQPEKPEPYLQSTLYTKVVLALMTGRDAGRLLDAQRSEHLRLMRGLTERKRGGDLADQLICDHALFHLEADLRWLELTAARLDQLATAVHA, encoded by the coding sequence ATGTCTATAGGTCACACGTTGCTCGGTCTTCTGGAATCCGGTCCGCGTCATGGGTACGACCTCAAGCGCGCCTTCGACGAGCGGTTCGGCCAGGACCGCCCCCTGCACTACGGGCAGGTGTACGCGACGATGTCGCGGCTGCTCAAGAACGGCCTGGTCGAGGTCGAGGGCATCGAGCAGGGCGGCGGCCCGGACCGCAAGCGCTACGCGATCACCGACGCCGGCGTGACGGACGTGGCGCGCTGGCTGGGGCAGCCGGAGAAGCCCGAGCCGTACCTCCAGTCGACCCTGTACACGAAGGTCGTCCTCGCCCTGATGACCGGCCGGGACGCGGGCCGCCTGCTGGACGCGCAGCGCTCGGAGCACCTGCGGCTGATGCGCGGGCTCACCGAGCGCAAGCGCGGCGGCGACCTCGCCGACCAGCTGATCTGCGACCACGCCCTGTTCCACCTGGAGGCGGACCTGCGGTGGCTGGAGCTGACCGCGGCCCGGCTGGACCAGCTGGCGACGGCGGTGCACGCGTGA
- a CDS encoding SPFH domain-containing protein gives MSDTTTENPPAAPRPGIEERPANDIGGGLALLLGLVGLLAGVAAVAVGAGSHLADGLRFALIAGGVLAGLGSVVAMSGLNTIAPGQANVVQLFGRYRGTIRNEGLRWVNPFTSREKISTRVRNHETAVLKVNDAYGNPIELAAVVVWCVEDTAQAMFAVEDFQEFVATQTEAAVRHIAIEYPYDAHDENALSLRGNAEEITEKLALELHARVAAAGVRIIESRFTHLAYAPEIASAMLQRQQAGAVVAARKLIVEGAVGMVEQALERISEQGFVELDEERKAAMVSNLMVVLCGDRAAQPVLNTGTLYQ, from the coding sequence ATGTCCGACACCACCACCGAGAACCCGCCCGCGGCGCCGCGACCGGGCATCGAGGAGCGTCCCGCCAACGACATCGGCGGCGGACTCGCCCTCCTGCTGGGGCTCGTGGGCCTGTTGGCGGGCGTCGCCGCCGTGGCCGTGGGGGCCGGCAGCCACCTGGCCGACGGCCTGCGCTTCGCGCTGATAGCCGGCGGCGTCCTGGCCGGCCTCGGCTCGGTCGTCGCGATGTCCGGGCTGAACACCATCGCGCCCGGCCAGGCCAACGTCGTCCAGCTCTTCGGGCGTTACCGGGGCACGATCCGCAACGAGGGCCTGCGCTGGGTCAACCCCTTCACCAGCCGCGAGAAGATCTCCACCCGGGTCCGCAACCACGAGACCGCCGTACTGAAGGTCAACGACGCCTACGGCAACCCGATCGAGCTGGCCGCCGTCGTCGTGTGGTGCGTCGAGGACACCGCGCAGGCGATGTTCGCGGTGGAGGACTTCCAGGAGTTCGTCGCCACGCAGACCGAGGCCGCCGTCCGGCACATCGCCATCGAGTACCCCTACGACGCGCACGACGAGAACGCGCTGTCGCTGCGGGGCAACGCCGAGGAGATCACCGAGAAGCTCGCCCTCGAACTCCACGCCCGGGTCGCCGCGGCCGGCGTGCGCATCATCGAGTCCCGCTTCACGCACCTCGCCTACGCGCCCGAGATCGCCTCGGCCATGCTCCAGCGCCAGCAGGCGGGCGCGGTCGTCGCGGCGCGCAAGCTGATCGTGGAAGGCGCGGTCGGCATGGTGGAGCAGGCGCTGGAGCGCATCAGCGAGCAAGGCTTCGTGGAACTGGACGAGGAACGGAAGGCGGCCATGGTCAGCAATCTGATGGTGGTGCTGTGCGGTGACCGGGCCGCCCAGCCCGTCCTGAACACCGGCACCCTCTACCAGTGA
- a CDS encoding transglycosylase domain-containing protein — translation MGRAEARRAQKRGTGPGTGGKKPKKTGIRRFFTWKMLLAYFVGVIALGAGAFYALYLYVDVPGEGNKAAQLQSNVYKSADGKTIARIGQVNREEVPLDKVPENIRNAVVAAENKNFWTDPGVDLKGTARGIINTVMGRGKQGGSTITQQYIKNYYLDQRQTVSRKVKELIISLKVQDKLSKKKILEGYLNTSYYGRGAYGIQAASRAYYNKDVDKLTLEEGAYLAALLQAPSQYDWSQATEAGKTNAKKRWNYVLDKMVEQKWLGAAERQSMQFKEPGKAKPAAGLAGQNGYLVEAAKREIIRDLVAQGRTQKDAEQEFEAGGWTVTLSIDPTKQKALEKAVHDKLLAELEPGKREVDKHVQAGAVSVDPKTGKVVALYGGQDFIQHQVSNATRADYQPASTFKPLILASALENNSKTQEKKPITPATIYDGTNKRPVVGPGGGGYAPENEDQHSYGPITVQQAMNDSVNSVFAQMVVDVGMDKVKKTAVELGMKSDFEETPAMALGAMGASPMEMAGVYATLDNHGKKVTPSIVASATHRGQEFSLPNAVGATAVDRNTADGLTSVLTGVVNDGTANVVSSAEYQVAGKTGTSDEDLSAWFAGYTPSLVTTVGLFGEDMEKNGKQVTLQNTGGNGRVNGGTYPAKIWAAYNAAVFGDDDKAKFDLETDEPAAPAAPPSPKPSTSPSASTSPKPSNSPSASTSPKPSNSSSSAASPKPSNSTKQPPTPKPSSSSSTGSSTGPVDPGTRPNGGLMPPP, via the coding sequence ATGGGCCGAGCGGAAGCGCGACGGGCGCAGAAGAGGGGCACTGGCCCTGGCACGGGCGGTAAGAAGCCCAAGAAGACCGGCATACGCCGGTTCTTCACCTGGAAGATGCTGCTGGCCTACTTCGTGGGCGTGATCGCCCTGGGTGCCGGAGCGTTCTACGCGCTGTACCTGTACGTGGACGTGCCGGGCGAGGGCAACAAGGCCGCCCAGCTGCAGAGCAACGTCTACAAGTCGGCGGACGGCAAGACCATCGCGCGCATCGGTCAGGTCAACCGCGAGGAAGTGCCGCTGGACAAGGTCCCGGAGAACATCCGGAACGCGGTCGTGGCGGCGGAGAACAAGAACTTCTGGACCGACCCCGGCGTCGACCTGAAGGGCACCGCCCGCGGCATCATCAACACCGTCATGGGCCGTGGCAAGCAGGGTGGTTCGACCATCACCCAGCAGTACATCAAGAACTACTACCTGGACCAGCGGCAGACCGTCAGCCGCAAGGTCAAGGAACTGATCATCTCGCTGAAGGTCCAGGACAAGCTCTCCAAGAAGAAGATCCTCGAGGGCTACCTGAACACCAGCTACTACGGCCGCGGCGCCTACGGCATCCAGGCCGCCTCCCGGGCGTACTACAACAAGGACGTCGACAAGCTCACCCTGGAGGAGGGCGCCTACCTGGCCGCGCTGCTCCAGGCGCCGAGCCAGTACGACTGGTCGCAGGCCACCGAGGCCGGCAAGACCAACGCCAAGAAGCGCTGGAACTACGTCCTCGACAAGATGGTCGAGCAGAAGTGGCTCGGCGCCGCCGAGCGCCAGTCGATGCAGTTCAAGGAGCCCGGCAAGGCCAAGCCGGCCGCCGGCCTCGCGGGCCAGAACGGCTACCTGGTCGAGGCGGCCAAGCGGGAGATCATCCGGGACCTCGTCGCGCAGGGCCGCACCCAGAAGGACGCCGAGCAGGAGTTCGAGGCGGGTGGCTGGACCGTCACCCTCAGCATCGACCCCACGAAGCAGAAGGCGCTGGAGAAGGCCGTCCACGACAAGCTGCTCGCCGAACTGGAGCCGGGCAAGCGCGAGGTCGACAAGCACGTGCAGGCCGGCGCGGTGTCCGTCGACCCCAAGACCGGCAAGGTCGTGGCGCTCTACGGCGGCCAGGACTTCATCCAGCACCAGGTGAGCAACGCGACCCGGGCCGACTACCAGCCCGCCTCGACGTTCAAGCCCCTGATCCTGGCCTCCGCCCTGGAGAACAACTCCAAGACGCAGGAGAAGAAGCCGATCACGCCGGCCACGATCTACGACGGCACCAACAAGCGGCCCGTCGTCGGCCCCGGCGGTGGCGGCTACGCCCCGGAGAACGAGGACCAGCACAGCTACGGACCGATCACCGTCCAGCAGGCGATGAACGACTCGGTCAACTCCGTCTTCGCGCAGATGGTCGTCGACGTCGGCATGGACAAGGTCAAGAAGACCGCCGTCGAGCTGGGCATGAAGTCGGACTTCGAGGAGACGCCCGCGATGGCGCTCGGCGCCATGGGCGCCAGCCCCATGGAGATGGCCGGGGTGTACGCCACCCTGGACAACCACGGCAAGAAGGTCACCCCGAGCATCGTCGCGTCGGCGACCCACCGCGGCCAGGAGTTCAGCCTGCCGAACGCCGTCGGCGCCACCGCGGTCGACCGCAACACCGCGGACGGCCTCACGTCCGTGCTGACCGGCGTGGTCAACGACGGTACGGCCAACGTGGTGAGCAGCGCCGAGTACCAGGTGGCCGGCAAGACCGGTACCTCCGACGAGGACCTCTCGGCGTGGTTCGCGGGCTACACGCCCAGCCTGGTGACCACCGTCGGCCTCTTCGGCGAGGACATGGAGAAGAACGGCAAGCAGGTCACCCTGCAGAACACCGGTGGCAACGGCCGCGTCAACGGTGGCACGTACCCGGCGAAGATCTGGGCCGCCTACAACGCGGCGGTGTTCGGCGACGACGACAAGGCCAAGTTCGACCTCGAGACCGACGAGCCCGCCGCGCCGGCCGCCCCGCCGAGCCCCAAGCCGTCGACCTCGCCGTCCGCCTCGACCTCGCCGAAGCCGTCGAACTCGCCGTCGGCCTCGACGTCGCCCAAGCCGTCGAACTCCTCGTCCTCGGCGGCCTCGCCGAAGCCGTCGAACTCGACGAAGCAGCCGCCGACGCCCAAGCCGTCGTCGTCCTCCTCGACCGGCTCCTCGACCGGCCCGGTCGACCCCGGCACCCGGCCCAACGGCGGGCTGATGCCCCCGCCGTAG
- a CDS encoding SpoIIE family protein phosphatase: MRGHAEARTEPADAPARGEAHPDPVDGPAPGPDDPGTHVPRQRARTSDKGAGRSRRRGADAAAPRAGETPDSARQSRTARAAARDGSSRSGGDGADPAGADARGRNGSARRTGGGRQGAAASRGAAGATGPAQGEDGDVPPPRPPDGGSGSGTGPAGAGRTATGASGGGERLRFVGAATRRIARGIDLDEIVLGLCRATVPTFADAILVYLRDPLPVGDERPVGPVVLRLRRTDRLPEHVRGDEAEAPREQPPDPGPELADAAAERCEVRIGGPLAEVLRGVRPVFGDSAAARAALPELLGEGRHVPERRRTILAPLRGRRRVIGAAVFIRRQDRAAFESDDLLVAAQLATHTALGVDKAVLYGREVYIADELQRTMLPDSLPQPTGVRLASRYLPAAETARVGGDWYDAIPLPGNRVALVVGDVMGHSMTSAAIMGQLRTTAQTLAGLDLPPQEVLHHLDEQAQRLGSDRMATCLYAVYDPVAHRIVIANAGHPPPVLLHRGGRAEVLRVPPGAPIGVGGVDFEAVELDAPAGATLLLYTDGLVESRIRDVWTGIEQLRERLIDTARLTGPNPPPLEPLCDEVLGMLGPGDRDDDIALLAARFEGIAPSDVAYWFLDPRPQTARQARRLARRALSRWGLEELSDGVELLVSEVITNAVRYAERPITLRLLRTDVLRCEVGDDVPQLPRLRQARPSDEGGRGLYLVNRLARRWGATRLSTGKVVWFELGLPAHTR; the protein is encoded by the coding sequence ATGCGGGGCCACGCCGAGGCACGCACCGAACCCGCCGACGCGCCGGCGCGGGGCGAGGCCCACCCCGACCCCGTCGACGGCCCGGCCCCCGGGCCGGACGACCCCGGCACGCACGTCCCGCGCCAGCGCGCGAGGACGTCCGACAAGGGCGCCGGACGGTCGAGGCGCCGCGGCGCCGACGCAGCCGCGCCCCGCGCCGGCGAGACGCCCGACAGCGCCCGGCAGAGCCGGACAGCGCGTGCCGCCGCCCGTGACGGCTCGTCAAGAAGCGGCGGTGACGGGGCGGATCCGGCCGGTGCCGACGCCCGCGGGCGCAACGGCTCGGCACGGCGGACCGGCGGCGGCCGGCAGGGGGCGGCCGCGTCCCGCGGCGCCGCGGGGGCCACCGGGCCCGCGCAGGGCGAGGACGGGGACGTGCCGCCGCCCCGGCCGCCGGACGGCGGCAGCGGCAGCGGAACCGGGCCCGCCGGAGCGGGACGCACGGCCACCGGGGCGTCCGGCGGCGGTGAGCGGCTGCGCTTCGTCGGGGCCGCGACCCGGCGGATCGCCCGGGGCATCGACCTGGACGAGATCGTGCTGGGCCTGTGCCGGGCCACCGTGCCGACGTTCGCGGACGCCATCCTCGTGTACCTGCGCGATCCCCTGCCCGTCGGCGACGAACGGCCCGTGGGCCCTGTCGTGCTGCGGCTGCGGCGCACCGACCGGCTGCCCGAGCATGTGCGCGGCGACGAGGCCGAGGCGCCCCGGGAGCAGCCGCCGGACCCCGGGCCCGAGCTGGCCGACGCGGCCGCCGAGCGCTGCGAGGTGCGCATAGGCGGGCCGCTCGCGGAGGTGCTGCGGGGGGTCCGGCCCGTCTTCGGGGACTCCGCGGCCGCGCGGGCGGCCCTGCCGGAACTGCTGGGCGAAGGCCGGCACGTACCGGAGCGGCGCCGGACCATCCTCGCGCCGCTGCGCGGGCGGCGGCGGGTGATCGGCGCGGCGGTGTTCATACGCCGTCAGGACCGGGCCGCGTTCGAGAGCGACGACCTCCTCGTGGCGGCGCAGCTGGCGACGCACACCGCGCTGGGCGTGGACAAGGCGGTGCTCTACGGCCGCGAGGTCTACATCGCCGACGAGCTCCAGCGCACCATGCTCCCCGACTCGCTGCCCCAGCCGACCGGCGTCCGGCTGGCCAGCCGTTACCTGCCGGCCGCCGAGACGGCGCGCGTGGGCGGCGACTGGTACGACGCGATCCCGCTGCCCGGCAACCGGGTGGCGCTCGTCGTCGGCGACGTCATGGGCCACTCCATGACCTCGGCGGCGATCATGGGCCAGCTGCGGACGACCGCGCAGACCCTCGCGGGGCTGGACCTGCCCCCGCAGGAGGTGCTGCACCACCTCGACGAGCAGGCCCAGCGCCTGGGCAGCGACCGCATGGCCACCTGCCTGTACGCGGTGTACGACCCGGTCGCCCACCGCATCGTCATCGCCAACGCCGGTCATCCCCCGCCGGTGCTGCTGCACCGCGGCGGCCGCGCGGAGGTGCTGCGGGTGCCGCCCGGGGCACCGATCGGCGTGGGCGGGGTGGACTTCGAGGCGGTCGAGCTGGACGCGCCCGCCGGGGCGACCCTGCTCCTGTACACGGACGGCCTGGTGGAGTCCCGGATACGGGACGTGTGGACCGGCATAGAGCAGCTGCGCGAGCGCCTCATCGACACCGCCCGGCTGACGGGCCCCAATCCGCCCCCGCTGGAGCCGCTGTGCGACGAGGTGCTGGGCATGCTCGGCCCCGGCGACCGCGACGACGACATCGCCCTGCTGGCGGCCCGCTTCGAGGGCATCGCCCCGAGCGACGTCGCCTACTGGTTCCTCGACCCGCGCCCGCAGACGGCCCGCCAGGCCCGCCGGCTGGCCCGCCGCGCCCTGTCGCGCTGGGGCCTGGAGGAGCTGTCGGACGGGGTGGAGCTGCTGGTCAGCGAGGTGATCACCAATGCGGTGCGCTATGCCGAGCGGCCGATAACGCTGCGGCTGCTGCGGACGGATGTCCTGCGCTGTGAGGTGGGCGACGACGTGCCCCAGCTGCCCCGGCTGCGCCAGGCCCGGCCCTCGGACGAGGGCGGGCGGGGGCTGTACCTGGTGAACCGGCTGGCCAGGCGCTGGGGGGCCACCCGGCTGAGCACCGGCAAGGTCGTGTGGTTCGAGCTGGGGCTGCCCGCGCACACGCGCTGA
- a CDS encoding class I SAM-dependent DNA methyltransferase has translation MKDSHSHREGGAVSGDDQRDYDGYARLGLDRSGQAEAFDAIGDRYDEAFPHKEGQLAAGAWLAAALPPGSRILDVGCGTGLPTARQLVEAGHEVVGNDLSPGMLDLARVNVPGATFHLGDLADLRDGHLGTFDGIAAFFALLMLPRPEIPHALRMLHGLLRPGGLLALSMVEADVDDYAIPFLGNTIRVSGYLRDELRQVVRDAGFEIAGESSPAYAPASTDVPPEIQLFLNLRRV, from the coding sequence ATGAAAGACAGTCACAGTCACAGAGAGGGCGGCGCCGTGAGCGGTGACGACCAGCGGGATTACGACGGCTACGCCCGGTTAGGGCTGGACCGCAGCGGGCAGGCCGAGGCGTTCGACGCCATCGGCGACCGCTACGACGAGGCCTTCCCCCACAAGGAGGGCCAGCTCGCGGCCGGCGCCTGGCTGGCCGCCGCCCTGCCGCCCGGCTCCCGGATCCTCGACGTCGGCTGCGGTACGGGCCTGCCGACGGCCCGTCAGCTCGTCGAGGCCGGCCACGAGGTCGTCGGCAACGACCTCTCCCCGGGCATGCTCGACCTCGCCCGCGTCAACGTACCGGGCGCCACGTTCCACCTGGGTGACCTCGCCGACCTGCGGGACGGCCACCTGGGCACGTTCGACGGCATCGCCGCCTTCTTCGCCCTGCTGATGCTGCCGCGCCCGGAGATCCCGCACGCGCTGCGCATGCTCCACGGCCTGCTGAGACCCGGCGGCCTGCTGGCCCTCTCGATGGTCGAGGCCGACGTCGACGACTACGCCATCCCGTTCCTCGGCAACACGATCCGGGTATCCGGTTACCTGCGGGACGAACTGCGCCAGGTCGTGCGCGACGCGGGATTCGAGATCGCCGGGGAGAGCTCGCCGGCGTACGCCCCGGCGAGCACGGACGTCCCACCCGAGATCCAGCTCTTTCTCAACCTGCGCCGCGTCTGA
- the fomD gene encoding cytidylyl-2-hydroxypropylphosphonate hydrolase, with amino-acid sequence MAAQTTGTAGGGSWAPGDHILWRYRGNATSSVHICRPVTVVRDTAELLAVWMAPGTDCVKPLLADGTPVHREPLATRYTKPRTTEVTRWYGPGVLKLARPGEPWSVWLFWDPDWHFRNWYVNLEEPLTRWSGGVDSEDHFLDIAVYPDRSWEWKDEDEFAQAQHAGLMTAAQAARVRAAGRSAVALIESWGQPFAGGWEGWRPDPAWTVPALPGDWDRTPTRVEA; translated from the coding sequence ATGGCAGCGCAGACGACGGGCACGGCAGGCGGCGGCTCCTGGGCGCCGGGGGACCACATCCTCTGGCGCTACCGCGGCAACGCGACCAGCAGCGTGCACATCTGCCGGCCCGTCACCGTGGTCCGGGACACCGCCGAGCTGCTCGCCGTCTGGATGGCCCCCGGCACCGACTGCGTCAAGCCGCTGCTCGCCGACGGCACGCCCGTCCACCGCGAGCCGCTCGCCACCCGCTACACCAAGCCGCGCACCACCGAGGTCACCCGTTGGTACGGCCCCGGCGTCCTCAAGCTCGCCCGGCCCGGCGAACCCTGGTCCGTCTGGCTCTTCTGGGACCCCGACTGGCACTTCCGGAACTGGTACGTCAACCTCGAGGAGCCGCTCACGCGCTGGTCCGGCGGCGTCGACTCCGAGGACCACTTCCTCGACATCGCCGTCTACCCCGACCGCAGCTGGGAGTGGAAGGACGAGGACGAGTTCGCCCAGGCCCAGCACGCCGGCCTGATGACCGCCGCGCAGGCCGCGCGGGTACGGGCCGCCGGGCGCTCGGCGGTCGCCCTCATCGAGTCCTGGGGCCAGCCCTTCGCCGGCGGCTGGGAGGGCTGGCGGCCCGACCCCGCCTGGACCGTACCGGCGCTCCCCGGTGACTGGGACCGCACCCCCACACGCGTCGAGGCGTGA